The Prunus dulcis chromosome 5, ALMONDv2, whole genome shotgun sequence genomic sequence CAACAGCAACTACTCTACATCTACATCATCACTCTTTCACAAGCACcttcatttttctctctcttatttattaattttttattttatttaatattttggtgaaaaaaccaaaacccttctgtcaaaataaaataatagtaaatgggttattttttgttttttcaaatatggggttgtttttatttaattaatggTGTGATGTTGTTGGTGTTGGAAATTACAAGCACGAGACTCCTTCTCAAGAAAAGCCAAACCCCACgcgaagaagagaagaagaagcaaaggaaggaaggaaaaaagagaaagaaagcaaagagCAAAGAAAGAGCAGAATAAGGTGTCTCTCTCTTGGACTGATTCGTTTCAATCGCATCTATCTCTTCAATTCCAAGCtcctattctctctctctttctttctattctctctctctctctttctctctccatctctatATTAACAAAGCTAATAGCATCATAGCAAACAAAGGAAggccaacaacaaaaacaagaaggagaaagaaaaagtaggTGAAAACAAAGTGCCCCAAgtaaataaaagagagagagattggaaGAAGGGTTAGAGAATGGTGCTGATGCTGAagaaggtggaggtggtggtggtgcccTCTCTCAATATACATAATTCATCTgattccttctctttctttctctgaaAAGTATAtatctttctgtttttttgttttttttgggttttttaaaatccttctacttctctatctatctatctatttCTCATTGAATAGTCCGCCTATTGCTTGGTAGGGAGGCATCTTTCATGCTTGTTATGTGCTAGCGTTTATTGTTCTTCATTCCCCTTATTAAGTTCCTCTGTCATCTTTTGGACTTTTTACCAATTGCCAATACCAAACCCCTCTCTCTGTCTTCCCCACCTATTCTTTCATTTCCAATACATTATACATTTATTCCTGTCACAATCTTCTCTtcttatcatcatcatcagcatcACCAATCTACAATCAACAATGGCAGTTCAAGCTCAATACCCTTCAAATATCCTCTTTCTAAACAGGTTTGCattctctcctcttcttccttggttttggatttttatcAGCAAACCATATCTTCAATCTATATGTCTCTCTTATCTAATTAATCCCTGCTTTGGTTTCCGCTGATTCTGCAGAAACTCACAAGACGGGCATGATTATTCCTTACAAGCACAGCCAGGAGGATATCTTGATCAATCCCACATGCTATTCAAcaatggaggaggaggtgaGTCTCTTCAAATTCATATCTTTTGATCACCCAATTCTGCTTTTGGGCCATAAACACCAATTCAATCAATAAAAGATTggtttttttgaatttggttttgattgatttgatcACAGCAGTCAATAATACTACCAATCAGCgcaaaagaggaagagaaactTCAGCTGCCACTGAAATCTCACCTTCAATCCTTCCTTTCTCTCTGCAACAACAATCccaacctcctcctcctcagcTCATCGACCTCTCCCAACTCCACAgccacaaccacaaccacaacaATCCCAATGTGGTCTCCACAGGCCTCCGTTTATCCTTTGGggaccaacaacaacaacaacagcaacagcagcaacaaTTTCAACAGCATCAcaatcaacaacaacaacaacactCTTCAGCTTTGTTCTCTGTTTTAACAGAGGACTTTGCTACCCAAATCAAACACCAGCGGGACGAATTAGACCAATTCCTTCAAGCCCAGGTAATAATTTTAACTTTCCTGAAATGGGTTATTAacgttttttttaatttgtccAGAAAAGgcaattgaattgaatttatggtttttgtattttttataggGGGAGCAACTGCAGCGCACATTAGCAGAGAAACGGCAGAGGCACTACCGTGCGCTACTGAACGCAGCGGAGGAATCAATAGCTCGTAGGTTGAGAGAGAAAGACGTGGAGGTTGAGAAGGCCACGCGTAGAAATGCCGAGTTGGAAGCACGCGCTGCGCAACTTAGCGTGGAGGCCCAGGTGTGGCAGGCTAAGGCCCGGGCACAACAGGCCACTGCTGCGACCCTACAGGCCCAACTGCAGCAGGCCATGATGAGCGGCGGGTTTGTGGCGGCTCAGGACAGCAGGAGAGGGGACGATGGAGTAGCATCCTCGGCTGGCGTAGAGGGCCAAGCTGAGGATGCCGAGTCTGCATACATTGACCCGGAAAGAGTGACCATGTCTGCCCCGAGTTGTAAAGCGTGTCGAAAACGGGTCGCCTCGGTGGTTATACTGCCATGCCGTCACTTATGCCTCTGTACAGAGTGTGACCAAATGGTTCAGGCCTGCCCATTGTGCCTCTGCATGAGAAATTCAAGTGTGGAAGTCTTTCTTTCTTAGTGCCCAAGCCCAATGATGGAAGCCCAGGCCCAGGAAGAGGCGAGACGGCATAAGAGCAAGGGtattaaaaaagaagtgaagaaaaaaaaaaggaaaaccaaataATATTTGGGgtataataaaattatgatttgttctttttttgggaaaatatTCCGATATCCcactcaattttattttttttcacgtTCTCTTTTTGGTTCCCCCTCTTGGAATGATTTACCTAGAGGTAATGTACATGGCCACATGGGTAGTGgcattgggtttttatttttttttttattttggtgaattctattcatatataaattctttaatttgaaaaattctttGCACTCTGTGTTTTTATTAGCATAATATAAAGGTGATGTCAATATGGTATATGTTCACCATGTTTACCTCATAGTATAAATGATGATGTCTTTTATTATCATGCATAAAGCTTCTTTCTACCACTTTACCATATTtcactcaattttttttttttatacctttttttttgggttggtgGTGTCTTTCCACCATACCATAATGTGACATGCAGTAATGTTCAacattttaagtttttgtcTGTCACCACTGAGAAGCTGATCGAAAGGAGACAAAATCaagatttcaaatttgaaattaggTTTTGGGGAAACATGAAGAAAGCAGGCATGAGGTATGTCTTCTAGTGTTGAGGAAGTGTGTCTTGTAAGGCTGCTCATTTCTTCACATCAAAGAGGTTCTGGTCCTCTTTTAACTCTCTACTTTCCCATCACCTATTTTCACTTTCTATTTACTCATCgaacaaggaaagaaatagaaaagataaaaacacgtcttcttttttttttatgagccAAAGTTAGGAAGGAGAGGGAGAAAACTCGCACACATGGCTACCTAAGCCAATCCAGCTAACATCCCATTAGTCATGTCTTTTAGTGTtaaaaatagatgaaaataGATGACTAAATGAATACAATTCATAAATTAGTTTGATAAGTTGAAACTTCATAATAACtctaacaattttttttggggggtacAAAAATACTTTCACAGCTCTGGTTTCGCTAACTTTATAATTATCATCAATTGGTTTATAGCGGGAATCGGACTCCATTTGATGATTTGCTTCCTTCCTTAGCTTGGTAAATGCCTATGGCAAAAAGTTTGGCTAGAGGAATTTGATATTCAGAGGGCTAatatattcattttctttttctagaaAATGTTTTAATACTTACAACTTGATAGGGAGTAACCTTGAAGGAGTTTTAACTTGCCATGTACGTGGCTTAGATCATATTGTTTTGACCCAAATTTTgggttagggtttgagttAGGGGTTAGGGTTGGTTGCCAATTCAAAGTCCGTGTGTGCGTAAAGTCTATGGAATGGGCTTTGAGAGTGAACAGCCCCAAATGACTGAGAATGTTACGCAAACCAGCTCATTGCCCGAGAACCCATGATCAAACGATCATTTCAGGGTAGACTTGATTAACGGATCGTGTTTATGTTGTCTTCTTGCAAATTCGCTTTTTTAATGAGTTGATACGAACTCGACCACTAAATTAACAGGGTCAGAAACTAACAGAGTCTGTTAAAATAATGAATGACACAACACAACTTATTTAAGAGCCAAAATGCGAATCAGGTACAAATTTAGAGACTAACtccaaaaaaccctaattcatATAATTCTGTTACAAAAACCTAGAACTGTGGAGAAAATCATGTCAATATCAATAATGAGGGAATTGAATAAAACCGAAGGAAGACTTGATCCCTTGTGGCATTATAGTGAGTAGCTTCATCTGTGACAAGTCAATCATAATAGGTGTGCTCCCACTCAAGATAACAGTGGTAGATCAGCCACATGTGACGACTTCTAATGCCTTACAACTTTCACACAAGCTTATTCATTCATGAGAATTGTGACCCAAGTCGAAGTTCTTGAAGATGATTAGGACAACCGAGCCTTGTTTTAAAGGAGGGGGAACCTACAACCGAGAAGTGTTCCTTCATCAACCACAACCATATGAAGAAGTCCAAAACTAGCACATTATTATCAACCTCAATTTGTACGTTTGGTCTTTGGCCCCATACCTGCATGTCCACAACGTCACTCTCACACACCCGAAGGAGGTTTTCGTTCCTTGTTTTCCAGCTCATGctaattgaaggaaaaaattgtTCCAGCCGAGCATTTGAGGGCACAATGTCAAAATTGATATCTCATAAATCTTGAcgtcaaatattattttaatttttttttttaaaacccttAAACtccattattatttattattattaaaattttatgaatcaTATGAActctatttattttaaatttcaaatataagtaaataatgtgatatttaaaatttaaaaaaaatatcacatTATCATTATCAAATTCAATATTGTACATTTTGCATCTATTGGGACCATAGGAATGTGATTAGTCACAATGGCGGCATCTACATAGTAGCTCACCATGCTCTACGACTTTATCCAAGACCaatcacttttctttttggccttTCTATTGTTTAACAATAATTGAAGAGAGGGACGGACCTAGGTCATGGCTAACCTAGGCTATAGCCCAagtgaattttattattttataatttttttttttcttatatttacTATATAAGTTTTATGGTTTAATTCAGACTAAAACTAACAGTTTACAGTTTACTAATAAAGTAAATCTAGCCAAtctcattttgaaattttgagtccgtcttttaaagaaacataaatttatttaattaaagatTGGTTGAAAGGTGCCTGCATTTGGGGAGAATGGCCTCCACATATTCCACGATGGCTATTTATAAAAGAAGGTCAAGTTGAATGTTAAATGCTATGCTATAAATTATTGTTAGTGGTGCTCACATTTTGGAATGCTTCTTTCATTAAGTATATGCGAATATTATGTAACAATCATCATACTGATAGTACAAATCAAAGTTAACAATGAAATTAATTGACTGGTTAAGATTGACCattaattatttcatttgaatttgtgAGTAATGTAACTTTCTAGTTCACACGAATAATAAATAGGTTGGATAGTATTTTATGAATCCTTGTAGAActattagatttttttttattggtttgttagaaaatacgt encodes the following:
- the LOC117628867 gene encoding E3 ubiquitin-protein ligase BOI isoform X2, with protein sequence MAVQAQYPSNILFLNRNSQDGHDYSLQAQPGGYLDQSHMLFNNGGGVNNTTNQRKRGRETSAATEISPSILPFSLQQQSQPPPPQLIDLSQLHSHNHNHNNPNVVSTGLRLSFGDQQQQQQQQQQQFQQHHNQQQQQHSSALFSVLTEDFATQIKHQRDELDQFLQAQGEQLQRTLAEKRQRHYRALLNAAEESIARRLREKDVEVEKATRRNAELEARAAQLSVEAQVWQAKARAQQATAATLQAQLQQAMMSGGFVAAQDSRRGDDGVASSAGVEGQAEDAESAYIDPERVTMSAPSCKACRKRVASVVILPCRHLCLCTECDQMVQACPLCLCMRNSSVEVFLS
- the LOC117628867 gene encoding E3 ubiquitin-protein ligase BOI isoform X1, producing the protein MAVQAQYPSNILFLNRNSQDGHDYSLQAQPGGYLDQSHMLFNNGGGAVNNTTNQRKRGRETSAATEISPSILPFSLQQQSQPPPPQLIDLSQLHSHNHNHNNPNVVSTGLRLSFGDQQQQQQQQQQQFQQHHNQQQQQHSSALFSVLTEDFATQIKHQRDELDQFLQAQGEQLQRTLAEKRQRHYRALLNAAEESIARRLREKDVEVEKATRRNAELEARAAQLSVEAQVWQAKARAQQATAATLQAQLQQAMMSGGFVAAQDSRRGDDGVASSAGVEGQAEDAESAYIDPERVTMSAPSCKACRKRVASVVILPCRHLCLCTECDQMVQACPLCLCMRNSSVEVFLS